In Desulfovibrio litoralis DSM 11393, a genomic segment contains:
- a CDS encoding NAD(P)-dependent alcohol dehydrogenase: MKGFAMMCIGKTAWINKERPIIGPFDALVEPLALAPCTSDIHTVYSGAIGERTNMILGHEAVGRVVEVGSEVRDFKKGDRVVVPAITPEWRTTAIQEGVPAQHSEGMLTGWKFSNIKDGVFGEFFHVNDADMNLAILPESISLEQGLMMCDMMTTGFHGVEMANVQFGSTVAVIGIGPVGLMAVAGAALRGAGRIFAVGSRPTCVKIAKEYGATDIVNYKQGSIVTQILEATKNHGVDHVIIAGGDNSVLGDAVTMLKPGGVIGNINYFGEGDSLPIPRLAWGCGMAHKYIHSGLCPGGRVRMERMIALVKYGRVDPAKMVTHRLSGLEGVEKGLEMMHSKDADVIKPITII; this comes from the coding sequence ATGAAAGGTTTCGCAATGATGTGTATTGGTAAAACGGCTTGGATTAACAAAGAGCGTCCTATTATTGGGCCCTTTGACGCACTTGTTGAACCACTGGCTTTAGCCCCTTGTACTTCTGATATTCATACAGTTTACAGTGGTGCTATTGGCGAAAGAACTAACATGATTTTAGGTCATGAAGCTGTTGGACGAGTTGTTGAAGTTGGATCTGAAGTAAGAGACTTTAAAAAAGGTGATAGAGTTGTTGTGCCTGCGATTACTCCAGAATGGCGTACGACTGCTATACAAGAGGGCGTTCCTGCTCAACATTCCGAAGGCATGCTCACTGGTTGGAAATTTTCAAATATTAAAGATGGTGTTTTTGGGGAGTTCTTTCATGTAAATGATGCTGATATGAACCTCGCAATTTTACCAGAAAGTATAAGTTTAGAACAAGGTTTAATGATGTGCGATATGATGACCACTGGTTTTCATGGTGTAGAAATGGCTAATGTACAGTTTGGTTCAACAGTTGCCGTTATTGGTATTGGTCCTGTTGGCTTAATGGCTGTAGCAGGAGCTGCTTTACGTGGTGCTGGGCGTATATTTGCTGTTGGTAGCAGACCTACTTGTGTAAAGATTGCCAAAGAATATGGGGCTACTGATATTGTTAATTACAAACAAGGTTCTATCGTAACACAAATTCTTGAAGCAACTAAAAATCATGGCGTTGACCATGTGATTATTGCTGGTGGTGATAATTCTGTGTTGGGTGATGCTGTTACTATGTTAAAACCGGGTGGAGTTATTGGTAATATTAACTATTTTGGAGAAGGCGACTCTCTTCCTATCCCCCGTTTAGCTTGGGGTTGTGGTATGGCTCATAAGTATATCCATAGTGGGCTTTGTCCAGGTGGGCGTGTACGTATGGAACGCATGATTGCTTTAGTTAAATATGGTCGTGTTGATCCTGCTAAAATGGTTACTCATCGCCTTTCCGGTCTTGAGGGTGTTGAAAAAGGTTTAGAAATGATGCATTCAAAAGATGCTGATGTTATTAAGCCGATTACCATTATTTAA
- a CDS encoding FliI/YscN family ATPase, translating to MFFPPSACIKQLNNLDTTASYGKVTKVVGLVAEGSGIEAPLGAVCHIIPEGVSFLNGELKDDAAANMIAAEVVGFRDGKLLFMPYGDLRGVKPGSLIRNSSLPPLFPVGAASLGHSFDAFGKPLMSDLVINLDDVVPIYASPPNPLSRPRITDILDVGVRTINALLTLGKGQRVGIMAGSGVGKSTLMGMMARYTKADVNVIALIGERGREVLEFIEKDLGPEGMARSVLIISTSDESPLVRMRAAYAATAVAEYFRDQGKDVLLMMDSVTRFAMAAREIGLAIGEPPTTKGYTPTVFAQLPKLLERAGRSSKGTITGIYTVLVDGDDFNEPIADSVRSIIDGHIVLTRELADQGHFPAIDVLRSISRLRTDICEPNIINAGRRITSLMATYKRVEDMINIGAYVSGSNHEIDKAIAMREDIALFLQQNVSEQQTVEESFSSLLALAAK from the coding sequence ATGTTTTTTCCACCTTCTGCATGCATAAAACAACTCAATAACTTAGATACAACAGCAAGTTACGGAAAGGTAACCAAAGTTGTTGGTTTGGTCGCTGAGGGAAGCGGAATAGAAGCTCCTTTGGGTGCTGTTTGTCATATTATTCCTGAGGGCGTATCTTTTTTAAACGGAGAATTAAAAGACGATGCTGCTGCAAACATGATTGCTGCGGAAGTTGTCGGCTTTAGAGACGGAAAGTTACTGTTTATGCCTTACGGAGATTTAAGAGGCGTAAAACCCGGAAGTTTAATTCGCAATAGTAGTCTTCCGCCTTTGTTTCCCGTTGGAGCCGCCAGCCTCGGACATTCTTTTGATGCTTTTGGAAAACCATTAATGTCTGATCTTGTAATTAACCTTGATGATGTTGTGCCTATTTATGCCTCACCTCCAAACCCATTGAGCAGGCCTCGTATTACTGATATTTTAGATGTTGGAGTGCGTACTATCAACGCTCTTTTAACTTTGGGCAAAGGACAAAGAGTTGGGATTATGGCGGGTTCGGGTGTTGGTAAATCGACTCTTATGGGAATGATGGCTCGCTATACTAAAGCTGATGTAAACGTTATTGCACTGATTGGTGAACGTGGGCGAGAAGTTCTTGAATTTATTGAGAAAGATTTAGGCCCTGAGGGAATGGCTCGCTCTGTTTTAATTATTTCTACTTCTGATGAAAGTCCGCTTGTGCGTATGCGGGCGGCTTATGCTGCTACGGCTGTGGCGGAATATTTTAGAGATCAAGGGAAAGACGTTTTGTTAATGATGGACTCTGTTACTCGTTTTGCTATGGCAGCTCGTGAAATCGGTTTGGCAATCGGAGAACCACCGACAACAAAAGGTTATACTCCGACTGTTTTTGCCCAACTTCCCAAATTGCTTGAAAGAGCAGGGCGTAGTAGTAAAGGAACAATAACGGGTATTTATACTGTTTTGGTTGACGGAGATGATTTTAACGAACCGATCGCAGACAGTGTACGTTCCATTATTGACGGTCATATTGTTTTAACCAGAGAGCTGGCGGACCAGGGGCATTTTCCCGCTATTGACGTTTTGCGTTCAATCAGCCGTTTGCGGACGGATATTTGTGAACCGAATATTATTAATGCCGGTAGGAGAATTACTTCTTTAATGGCGACTTATAAACGAGTTGAGGATATGATTAATATTGGTGCTTATGTTTCCGGGTCAAACCATGAAATTGATAAAGCGATCGCCATGCGTGAAGATATTGCTTTATTTTTACAACAAAATGTTTCGGAACAACAAACGGTTGAAGAATCTTTTAGCAGTTTATTGGCTTTAGCTGCAAAGTAG
- a CDS encoding RluA family pseudouridine synthase, producing the protein MVLTTEYKTEMIQDNPEIKKGILVTKSETGRKLINFLSLRLEKMPDCTMSVLQKWIRSGQVRVNGGRSTPYIPLKQGDIVRIPPFAISYLNNNASSEPELFVGLELPFQGKTQESNIAACSENPKLLFLEPELLVFFKPAGLAVQPGSNTHDSLSERLKKYFQDTYFVPAPAHRLDKFASGLVLCGRNQEAQQQLSNLLNTENIKLAGVLKNGELEQYVTNQKELMPYFELLPKIVQRTYLVWVQGRFPLAQETLLQDYLYLDYDAKSQKELVKASCVNNAKAKLALSLAKCLCVKQHPKLGFCSLLEVQLLSGRKHQIRVQMASRSFPVLGDFKYGNFPVVSVDIQKKLFKGLLLHAQKVALPDGRIFSASPPWKDFFAV; encoded by the coding sequence ATGGTATTAACTACAGAATATAAAACAGAAATGATTCAGGATAACCCCGAGATAAAAAAAGGTATTCTTGTAACCAAGAGTGAAACTGGGCGTAAACTCATTAATTTTTTAAGTTTACGTTTAGAAAAAATGCCTGATTGTACCATGTCTGTTTTGCAAAAGTGGATACGTAGCGGACAAGTTAGAGTAAACGGCGGGCGTTCAACTCCGTATATTCCGCTAAAACAAGGTGATATTGTTAGAATTCCACCTTTTGCCATCTCTTATCTTAATAATAATGCGAGTTCGGAGCCTGAGTTGTTTGTTGGTTTGGAGTTACCTTTTCAAGGTAAAACGCAAGAATCTAATATTGCAGCCTGTTCCGAAAACCCTAAGTTGTTATTTCTTGAACCTGAATTACTTGTATTTTTTAAACCTGCGGGTTTGGCGGTTCAACCGGGAAGCAATACGCATGACAGTTTATCTGAACGCTTAAAAAAATATTTTCAAGATACTTATTTTGTACCTGCTCCTGCACATCGTTTGGATAAATTTGCCTCGGGTTTGGTGCTTTGTGGGCGTAATCAAGAGGCTCAACAACAGCTATCAAACTTATTAAACACCGAAAATATCAAGTTAGCTGGCGTTCTTAAAAACGGCGAGCTAGAGCAGTATGTTACCAATCAAAAAGAATTGATGCCATATTTTGAACTTTTGCCAAAGATAGTTCAAAGAACTTATTTGGTTTGGGTTCAAGGTCGTTTCCCTTTGGCTCAAGAAACTTTATTGCAAGATTATCTTTACCTTGATTATGATGCTAAAAGCCAAAAAGAGCTTGTTAAAGCCAGTTGTGTGAATAATGCAAAGGCTAAACTTGCTTTAAGTTTGGCAAAATGTCTTTGTGTTAAACAGCACCCTAAACTTGGGTTTTGTTCCTTGTTGGAAGTACAGCTTTTAAGCGGACGTAAACATCAGATTAGAGTACAGATGGCGAGTCGTTCTTTCCCTGTTTTGGGCGATTTTAAATATGGTAATTTTCCCGTTGTGAGTGTTGATATTCAAAAAAAACTTTTTAAAGGTTTATTGTTGCATGCACAAAAGGTTGCCTTGCCTGATGGTCGCATTTTTTCGGCTTCTCCGCCGTGGAAAGATTTTTTTGCAGTATAA
- a CDS encoding UvrD-helicase domain-containing protein, protein MLKQIKASAGSGKTYTLTRDFLTLLKDSKERQSALCRLYKKQEHKPLLKNTQASLFDETLSYAWSDILAVTFTNKAAAEMKERILKTLKTFALAPDNLELKKQKKDEFTLSKGQAKSWLKRILASYAALNIRTIDSLLTQLARLSALDLSLPPDFQPAFSSKDYFDPVYDALVLRLAQGDRELNSLFREAIQSLLLYTNSRGFILRKALTERLQSLVELGFVNMPFLQVENEQANYFSRFLTVSSDELKTRFKKIHGHFQNTAQTLSKNIAENNIALSKNASNALGKAINSYGLSIPKYSALYEKDSLEALVLKKDQDKINAFLEKDYQTFKDASQILYQKGVLYKLILEYLPFIELVQPVFSELCSLQEIHGKIPSERIYSGAGEIVSSELGVSTALCRLGANLAHVLIDEFQDTSRTQWRAIAPLAEECISRGGSLIYVGDVKQAIYGWRGGDASLFDEVPEYNDLKNKVIDFKQDNLKYNWRSSRAVVEFNNHFFNTLADYKKAFAVAEEMLPKETPNADICLCAELLQRSFEGSEQALPPRTMLLDEQNKENLQDLKKDTEQLEKKDSLPAGLVRLSVVEGASKGEIEEAVRIQLQNTLKDIIQRRGQSGIAILVRKNKQASQIAGWLSELGLPVVTNASFLLSENLLIQELMAFLRFLDNPQDELAFWTIISSQNLFLSHARFEREFIFSWLAELKIKSNKDNSFERNIISAFKNDFPVLWTKLFKPFLNSASFMNAYDCVSELIRCFDLMNLYTEQQAYLSRFLEVLHSGAEQGFSSICEFLGYWNEVCEKIHLPAPEDLSAIRILTIHNSKGLEFPVLIVPYHDSDSSSNKDVKLVEGVVDGQEFLLPCKKEIGELWFKEKVKSVSETLNLLYVAWTRAAEEAHLFINRSVKKSTEQNTMADTAEEKLSSSPTIRGIEKILELNKLELKRGESLSFISGFDNRHYDKFGETELFKGFNSMDKPIDNLADKPKRADYNTNQNLQLIKEQIFDLNAQHDKIASFQPMQWLPRLKIFRNQLEEFNFTPKRRGMLVHACLEHLFLTGDDRHDAEAAVRLGLSGFPLPVPDVEQISKELVNLLLWLIKEPQLKDWLKYGVAEQNILDENQKLHRVDLLVDDGKSISVVEYKTGGKEDAHIQQVRRYLGLLEKIYQTGYSFNAYLVYLDEKEIETVTQ, encoded by the coding sequence ATGTTAAAACAAATAAAAGCCTCTGCCGGTTCGGGAAAAACTTATACACTCACCAGAGATTTTTTAACTTTATTAAAAGACTCAAAAGAAAGGCAGAGTGCGTTATGTCGTCTTTATAAAAAACAAGAACACAAGCCTTTACTCAAAAATACTCAGGCAAGCCTTTTTGACGAAACCTTATCTTATGCGTGGTCTGATATTTTAGCTGTTACTTTTACCAATAAAGCGGCGGCTGAAATGAAAGAGCGTATTTTGAAGACATTAAAAACCTTTGCGTTAGCCCCTGACAATTTAGAACTCAAAAAACAGAAAAAAGATGAATTTACTTTGAGTAAGGGACAGGCGAAGAGCTGGCTTAAAAGAATTTTAGCGTCTTATGCCGCTTTAAATATTCGCACTATTGACAGTTTATTGACCCAGTTGGCTCGTTTGTCGGCGTTAGATTTATCTTTGCCCCCTGATTTTCAGCCGGCTTTTTCTTCTAAAGATTATTTTGATCCGGTTTATGATGCCTTGGTTTTAAGACTGGCTCAAGGAGATAGGGAATTAAACTCTTTATTTAGAGAGGCAATTCAAAGCTTATTGTTATATACAAACAGTCGAGGTTTTATTTTGCGTAAAGCTTTGACGGAACGCTTGCAAAGCTTAGTCGAACTTGGTTTTGTGAATATGCCGTTTTTGCAGGTTGAGAATGAACAGGCAAATTATTTTTCCCGTTTTTTAACTGTTAGTTCAGATGAACTTAAAACTCGTTTTAAAAAAATACATGGTCATTTTCAAAACACAGCTCAAACACTTTCAAAAAATATTGCCGAAAACAATATCGCTTTGAGTAAAAATGCTTCAAACGCTTTGGGAAAAGCAATAAATTCCTATGGATTATCTATTCCAAAATATTCTGCACTTTATGAAAAAGATAGCTTAGAGGCTTTAGTTCTCAAAAAAGATCAGGATAAAATTAACGCTTTTTTAGAAAAAGATTACCAAACGTTTAAAGATGCTTCTCAAATTCTTTATCAAAAAGGTGTTTTATATAAACTAATTCTTGAATATTTACCTTTTATTGAACTGGTTCAACCTGTTTTTTCAGAACTTTGTTCTTTGCAAGAAATACATGGTAAAATTCCGTCCGAAAGAATTTATAGCGGAGCCGGCGAAATAGTGAGTAGTGAGCTTGGTGTTTCTACTGCGTTATGCCGTTTGGGAGCTAATTTGGCTCATGTTTTAATTGATGAATTTCAAGATACTTCACGCACTCAATGGCGAGCAATCGCCCCTTTAGCCGAAGAATGTATTTCTCGAGGCGGTTCTTTAATTTATGTGGGTGATGTTAAACAGGCAATTTATGGTTGGCGTGGCGGTGATGCTTCGTTATTTGATGAAGTTCCGGAATATAATGATTTAAAAAATAAAGTTATTGATTTTAAACAAGACAATTTAAAATATAATTGGCGGAGTAGTCGGGCTGTTGTTGAATTTAATAATCACTTTTTCAATACCTTGGCAGATTATAAAAAAGCCTTCGCCGTGGCGGAAGAGATGTTGCCAAAAGAGACGCCAAACGCCGATATTTGTCTTTGTGCCGAACTTTTGCAACGTTCTTTTGAAGGTTCGGAACAAGCGCTTCCGCCAAGAACTATGCTTTTAGATGAACAAAATAAAGAAAATTTACAAGATTTAAAGAAAGATACGGAACAGCTTGAGAAAAAAGACTCTTTGCCTGCGGGTTTAGTACGTTTAAGTGTTGTTGAAGGTGCATCAAAAGGCGAAATCGAAGAAGCCGTGCGTATTCAACTGCAAAATACTTTAAAAGATATTATTCAAAGGCGTGGACAAAGCGGGATAGCAATTTTAGTCAGGAAAAACAAACAAGCTTCTCAAATAGCGGGGTGGTTAAGCGAACTAGGCTTACCTGTTGTTACAAATGCGAGTTTTTTGTTGTCGGAAAATCTATTGATTCAAGAGTTGATGGCATTTTTGAGATTTTTGGATAATCCCCAAGATGAACTTGCCTTTTGGACAATTATTTCAAGTCAAAACTTGTTTTTATCTCATGCCCGGTTTGAACGTGAATTTATTTTTTCTTGGTTGGCTGAATTAAAAATAAAATCCAATAAAGATAATAGCTTTGAACGTAATATAATATCCGCATTCAAAAACGATTTTCCCGTTTTGTGGACAAAGCTTTTCAAACCTTTTTTAAACAGTGCCTCATTTATGAACGCTTATGATTGCGTTTCTGAACTCATTCGCTGTTTTGATTTGATGAATTTATACACTGAACAACAAGCCTATTTATCACGTTTTTTAGAAGTGTTACACTCGGGAGCAGAACAGGGATTTAGCTCTATTTGTGAGTTTTTGGGATATTGGAATGAGGTTTGTGAAAAAATACATCTACCGGCACCGGAAGATTTGAGTGCTATTCGTATTTTAACAATTCATAACTCAAAGGGTTTGGAATTTCCTGTTTTAATAGTGCCTTATCATGATTCAGACAGTTCAAGCAATAAAGATGTAAAGCTGGTTGAGGGTGTTGTTGATGGGCAAGAGTTTTTACTGCCTTGTAAAAAAGAGATTGGTGAGTTGTGGTTTAAAGAAAAAGTGAAAAGTGTTTCCGAAACCTTAAATTTGCTTTATGTGGCTTGGACAAGAGCCGCAGAAGAAGCCCATTTATTCATTAATCGTAGTGTAAAAAAATCAACGGAACAAAACACAATGGCTGATACAGCGGAAGAAAAGCTTTCTTCTTCTCCGACAATCAGGGGTATTGAAAAGATTCTTGAATTGAATAAGTTAGAATTAAAAAGAGGCGAAAGCTTAAGTTTTATTTCCGGTTTTGATAATAGGCATTATGATAAGTTTGGTGAAACTGAGTTGTTTAAGGGTTTTAATTCTATGGATAAACCTATTGATAACTTGGCGGATAAACCGAAAAGAGCAGATTATAATACAAATCAGAATTTGCAGTTGATTAAAGAACAGATATTTGATTTAAACGCACAACACGATAAAATTGCGAGCTTCCAACCGATGCAGTGGTTGCCACGTTTAAAGATCTTTCGTAACCAACTTGAGGAATTTAATTTTACGCCAAAACGCCGTGGAATGTTAGTTCATGCTTGTTTGGAACATTTATTTTTAACGGGAGATGATCGGCATGATGCTGAGGCTGCCGTGCGTTTGGGGCTTAGCGGTTTTCCCTTGCCTGTGCCTGATGTGGAGCAGATTTCTAAAGAGCTTGTGAACCTGTTGCTTTGGTTGATCAAAGAGCCACAGTTAAAAGATTGGTTGAAATATGGCGTAGCAGAACAAAACATTTTAGACGAAAATCAAAAATTACACAGAGTAGACCTGTTGGTTGATGACGGAAAGAGTATTTCGGTTGTGGAATATAAAACCGGCGGAAAAGAAGATGCACATATTCAACAAGTTAGGCGTTATTTAGGCTTGTTGGAAAAAATTTATCAAACAGGATATAGTTTTAATGCTTACCTTGTGTATTTAGATGAAAAAGAGATAGAGACTGTTACACAATAG
- a CDS encoding (Fe-S)-binding protein — protein MSNQSTDKLKKLRQMLMELDDNLVSCMRCGMCQAVCPVYGATLKEADVARGKVALLENLANEMISDPVGVNEKLNRCLLCGSCAANCPSGVKLMDIFLNARVIIKEYLGLSLLQKAIFRGMLSNPGIFNSLLSIGSKFQGLMVKDTGDIQGASCAAMLDPIIGKRHFVKLADKPFHSIAKNLNVPGRPGMPKVFFFPGCVTDKMLPQIGEACLKVFNYHGVGVCMPEKMACCGIPPLASGDIQSFEKLVRQNLEIFDNSEFDYLITPCATCTATFKEVWTTMADYFKPAERKKIQAIHDKVMDINEFLVKILNVKPESMPKGGTKLTYHDSCHMKKSLGVSAEPRQILGMNDKYEFVEMAEADRCCGSGGSFNIYHYDLSKQIGQRKRNNIINSGADIVTAGCPACMMQMIDVLSQNKDKVGVKHTIEIYADSLN, from the coding sequence ATGTCAAACCAGTCCACAGATAAACTAAAAAAATTAAGACAAATGCTTATGGAGCTTGACGATAACCTCGTAAGCTGTATGCGTTGTGGTATGTGTCAGGCGGTTTGTCCCGTTTATGGTGCTACCTTAAAAGAAGCAGATGTCGCAAGAGGTAAAGTCGCCCTCTTGGAAAACCTTGCCAACGAGATGATCTCTGACCCTGTAGGCGTTAACGAAAAACTAAACCGCTGTTTGTTATGCGGTTCTTGTGCGGCTAATTGTCCCTCAGGCGTAAAATTAATGGATATTTTCTTAAACGCAAGAGTTATCATTAAAGAATATTTAGGCTTGTCTTTATTGCAAAAAGCTATCTTCAGGGGAATGCTCTCAAACCCCGGTATTTTTAACTCTTTGCTCTCAATCGGCTCTAAGTTCCAAGGTTTGATGGTTAAAGATACGGGCGATATTCAAGGTGCTTCTTGTGCCGCCATGTTAGACCCGATTATCGGAAAACGCCACTTTGTTAAGCTTGCCGATAAGCCTTTTCACAGTATTGCCAAAAACCTTAATGTTCCCGGTCGTCCCGGAATGCCTAAGGTCTTTTTCTTCCCGGGTTGCGTTACTGATAAAATGCTTCCGCAAATTGGCGAAGCCTGTTTAAAAGTCTTTAATTATCATGGAGTTGGAGTATGCATGCCTGAAAAAATGGCGTGTTGCGGAATTCCGCCTTTAGCTTCCGGTGATATTCAAAGCTTTGAAAAACTCGTACGCCAAAACCTTGAAATCTTTGATAACAGCGAGTTTGATTATTTAATCACACCTTGTGCCACTTGTACCGCTACTTTTAAAGAAGTATGGACGACAATGGCAGATTATTTTAAACCCGCAGAACGTAAAAAAATTCAAGCTATCCATGACAAAGTTATGGATATTAATGAATTTTTAGTAAAAATATTAAATGTTAAGCCGGAATCAATGCCAAAAGGCGGAACAAAACTGACTTATCACGATTCTTGTCATATGAAAAAATCACTTGGCGTTAGTGCTGAACCACGCCAGATTTTAGGTATGAATGATAAATATGAATTCGTTGAAATGGCTGAAGCCGACCGCTGTTGTGGTTCAGGCGGAAGCTTTAACATCTATCATTATGATTTATCAAAACAAATTGGTCAACGTAAACGCAATAATATCATAAACTCAGGTGCTGATATTGTTACCGCCGGTTGTCCTGCTTGTATGATGCAAATGATTGACGTGCTTTCACAAAACAAAGACAAGGTAGGAGTCAAGCATACTATTGAAATTTATGCTGATTCTCTTAATTAA
- a CDS encoding FAD-binding oxidoreductase — translation MALNPSLIKEFETILGKDNVLTSEVDRQSYSYDAAVLEPVVPQAVLRPTNSEQLGKTIKLAYEEGLPITVRGSGTNLSGGVIPEKEGGVVILTNALNKILEINQEDLYAVVQPGVVTAQFAAEVAKVGLFYPPDPGSQSVSTLGGNVAMNAGGLRGLKYGVTKDYVMGMEIFDVEGNLVKTGSKTVKCVTGYNMAGLMIASEGTLGVFNEIILKLVPPPKASKAMMAVFDDINKASETVANIIAAHIVPCTLELMDANSIKYVEDYTKAGLPVDAAAILLIEVDGGHIQLVEDDANAVVEICKKTGATDVKIAQNAAEKNKLWEARRNALPALARAKPTTVLEDATVPRSKIPAAIRAFNEIAKKYDLAIGTFGHAGDGNLHPTILCDRRNKEEFERVEKAVDEIFDIALKLQGTLSGEHGIGIAKAKWMEKETNRATIEFSKRLRKALDPKYLLNPSKKIV, via the coding sequence ATGGCTTTAAATCCCTCTTTAATAAAAGAATTTGAAACAATTTTAGGAAAAGACAACGTCTTAACAAGCGAAGTCGATCGTCAATCATACTCTTATGATGCGGCAGTATTAGAACCGGTTGTTCCACAAGCCGTTTTACGCCCTACTAATTCGGAACAACTTGGAAAAACTATTAAACTTGCTTATGAAGAAGGTTTACCGATTACCGTTCGTGGTTCAGGCACAAACCTTTCAGGCGGAGTAATTCCCGAAAAAGAAGGCGGAGTTGTAATTTTAACCAACGCTCTAAATAAAATTCTTGAAATTAACCAAGAAGACTTATACGCCGTAGTTCAACCCGGAGTAGTTACTGCTCAATTTGCAGCCGAAGTAGCAAAAGTCGGCTTGTTCTACCCGCCTGATCCGGGTTCACAAAGCGTTTCTACCCTTGGTGGTAACGTTGCTATGAACGCCGGCGGTCTGCGTGGTTTAAAATATGGCGTAACCAAAGATTACGTTATGGGTATGGAAATATTTGATGTTGAAGGAAACTTGGTTAAAACAGGTTCTAAAACCGTCAAATGTGTAACAGGTTACAACATGGCGGGTTTAATGATCGCCAGCGAAGGAACTCTTGGAGTTTTTAACGAAATTATTCTTAAACTTGTTCCACCTCCAAAAGCCAGTAAAGCAATGATGGCTGTTTTTGACGATATTAACAAAGCCTCTGAAACTGTTGCCAACATTATCGCCGCTCATATTGTACCTTGTACTTTAGAGTTAATGGACGCTAATTCAATTAAATACGTTGAAGATTATACCAAAGCCGGTTTACCTGTTGATGCTGCTGCTATTTTATTGATTGAAGTAGACGGTGGTCATATCCAGTTAGTAGAAGACGACGCTAATGCCGTTGTTGAAATCTGTAAAAAAACCGGGGCAACTGACGTTAAAATAGCTCAAAATGCGGCTGAAAAAAATAAACTTTGGGAAGCACGTCGCAACGCATTACCTGCTTTAGCTCGTGCCAAGCCAACTACCGTTCTCGAAGATGCGACTGTTCCACGCTCTAAAATTCCTGCCGCTATTCGTGCCTTTAACGAAATTGCCAAAAAATACGACCTTGCAATCGGTACTTTTGGTCATGCCGGCGACGGAAATCTTCACCCAACAATACTTTGCGATCGTCGCAATAAAGAAGAGTTTGAAAGAGTTGAAAAAGCTGTTGACGAAATCTTTGATATTGCCCTTAAGCTTCAAGGAACTTTATCCGGTGAACACGGAATAGGAATCGCAAAAGCCAAGTGGATGGAAAAAGAAACAAACCGTGCGACTATCGAGTTTTCTAAGCGTTTACGCAAAGCTCTTGATCCTAAATATTTGCTTAACCCAAGCAAAAAGATTGTTTAG